A region from the Paraburkholderia youngii genome encodes:
- a CDS encoding LLM class flavin-dependent oxidoreductase, which translates to MKFAVSLSMERFSPNDTMNDAVTHMLALARIADEGGFETLWTAEHHTIECTISPNPFVTLTWLAQHTENIRLGTATLVAPYWSPIRLAGEAALCDHLTGGRLEFGIARGAYQYEFDRMADGIPQQEGVGYMKELVPAVMKLWQGDYAHDGQYWKFPLATSVPKPLQRPHPRIWVATRDPGSFDWAVGVGANILSTPLSAPASEVAVLGEKFRKAVADHPERARPRFMMQRRTCLYDRPQDWEVAVRHSVDYGRTFENLMQNIGTVTNGFPEAVPYESVVNRANYDPAAIRENLMFGTPDEVIRKLEIYEAQGVDQFCLGLTFNLPFELQVKTLRLFIDEVMPHFAARTREAQYAT; encoded by the coding sequence ATGAAATTCGCGGTTTCGCTCAGCATGGAACGCTTTTCGCCGAACGATACGATGAATGACGCAGTGACCCATATGCTGGCACTCGCGCGAATCGCCGATGAAGGCGGCTTCGAAACACTCTGGACGGCAGAGCACCACACGATCGAGTGCACGATTTCGCCCAATCCGTTCGTGACCCTGACCTGGCTTGCCCAGCACACGGAAAATATCCGGCTGGGTACCGCTACATTGGTGGCGCCCTATTGGTCACCGATTCGGCTCGCTGGCGAAGCCGCATTGTGCGACCACCTGACCGGCGGCCGACTTGAATTCGGCATCGCACGTGGCGCATACCAGTACGAGTTCGACCGCATGGCGGACGGCATCCCGCAACAGGAAGGCGTGGGTTATATGAAGGAGCTGGTTCCTGCCGTCATGAAGCTCTGGCAGGGCGACTACGCACACGATGGCCAGTACTGGAAATTTCCGCTCGCGACCTCGGTGCCGAAGCCGTTGCAAAGACCGCATCCGCGCATCTGGGTGGCAACCCGTGATCCTGGAAGTTTCGACTGGGCGGTGGGGGTGGGCGCAAATATCCTGTCGACGCCGCTCTCGGCACCGGCTTCAGAGGTCGCCGTTCTCGGTGAGAAATTTCGCAAGGCGGTCGCGGATCATCCGGAGCGCGCGCGTCCGCGGTTCATGATGCAGCGCCGAACCTGCCTCTACGACCGGCCGCAAGACTGGGAGGTAGCCGTGCGGCACAGCGTCGATTACGGACGAACGTTTGAGAATCTCATGCAGAACATCGGCACCGTCACCAACGGCTTTCCGGAAGCCGTTCCATACGAGAGCGTGGTCAATCGCGCCAATTACGATCCCGCGGCCATCCGCGAAAACCTGATGTTCGGCACCCCGGATGAGGTCATCCGCAAACTCGAGATCTACGAAGCGCAGGGCGTCGACCAGTTTTGCCTCGGACTCACGTTCAACCTTCCGTTTGAACTCCAGGTCAAGACGTTGCGACTGTTCATCGATGAAGTGATGCCCCATTTCGCCGCGCGCACACGCGAGGCGCAGTACGCAACCTGA